The sequence AAGTGCAGCCAGGTGTAACGCTGACATTTTGGAGCGACTTGTCGGAGCGGCAAAGAGAACTTGAGCTGCGTCAAACTGATTATTTTATCCTGACAGCTTTTAAAATAGATGAAAAAATCATACGGCTAGCTGAGAAATTGAAATTTATCCAAAAGGTTGGCATTGGGGTCGATAATATTGATTTGGTTGCAGCGGCAAGTCGGTCGGTCCCTGTCTCTAATACCCCAGGCGGAAATTCAATTAGTGTCTCGGAAGCTACCATTTTATTTATTCTTGCCCTTTACAGGAGATTAATTGAGATGAACCAAGCAACAAAAGAGGGCAAGTGGTATTCATGGAATTTCCGGTCTTCTTCCTATGAAATATATGGGAAAACTTATGGGCTGATCGGGATGGGGAACATCGGATATGAAACGGCCAAACGGTCGAAAGCCTTTGGAACGAACATTGTATATTATGATAAACGAAGATTATCTTTTGAAAAAGAGAAGGAGATCCATGCTCAGTACGTAAGTCTTGATCAGCTTTTGCAAGTTTCGGATATTATCAGCGTCCATGTTCCTCTTTTGCCTGAAACTAGGGTTTAATAGGAGCGGAAGAGTTTACCAAAATGAAAGAGAATGCCATTCTTATCAATGTGGCGCGAGGAGGGGTTGTTAATGAGAGGGATCTATACGAAGCCCTTATTAACAATCGGATTCGTGGGGCCGCGATCGATGCCTGGGAAACAGAACCCGTTTCACCTGAGAACCCTTTACTGGCATTAGATAACGTCCTTTCAACCCCTCACATTGGCGGCGGAACGGTGGATACGTTTAAACGTACAATCGAAATTGCGTTTGAAAATATCAATCGCGTGAGGAACGGGGAAGAACCGGAGTATCTTGTTAATCGTTAAATAACCATTTTAATAATGTATCGGTATGAGGTTTACGGACACTAGTTCCGTTATTCGTGCAAAAATGAAGGTTTTTCGATTTTTGCGGACATGAGTTCCGTTATTTGGAGTAAATTAATGCATTTTCCTATCAAATTTCACTAATAACGGATCTGATGTCCGTTAAATCTTAAAAATCTGCTTTTTTACTAAAATAACGGATTCTATGTCCGTTACAAGTTAGACAATACGGATATTATCTCCCCAATAGATTAGGGTCTGTCCTCAGTATGGTAATGCTTACCGTACCAGGTCAGACCCTTTTTTAGCTAGCAGCCAAATACATTTCCCACAACTTAACAAAACATTTACCAATATTTACTTTCTATTTATTCTATCAAAATACTTTCTATCTAAAATGGAATCGTGAAAGAAATACTTCAAATGATAGAACTTGTAGGAAAAGCTACAAAAGGGAGGTTGCGAATTATGAATTACATTTGGTTTGATCTTGGCTATACCTTAGTGCACACCAATCGGGAGGAGCGTTTTCAGTTACTATTAGAAAAATCAGGCATACATAAATCCGCAGATGAAATTGCTCTTGCCTATCATTTAGCAGATAAATATTTTATGAGGGAGCTCCCTGGCGTATTAGGGAGGCAGTTTCATAAATACGCCGGAGATTATCAGAAATTATTATGCGAGTTTTTAGCAATCAATCCAGAGTCTATTGAAAAATCAACTGCAGAGACGCCTCAGCAAAGAATGGAGTGGAGAGCCTTCCCTCATACGATTCCTACCTTACAAATATTAAGAGAACGGGGATACGGCATTGGTCTCATCTCCAATTGGGATCAAACGGCAAAAGATGTATTAGCGCAAACAGGAATTGATTCTTACTTGGATCATAAAATAATTTCTTCTGAGATTCAAATTGAAAAACCGGATCAGCAAATTTTTTGGCATGCTTTAGAAAAAGCAGGAGTATCAGCAGCTGAGTCTATTTATATTGGTGATAATTACTACGATGATGTGGTTGGCAGCAGAAGGGTAGGAATGGAAAGTATATTAATCAATCCATTCGGCAAACAAGGAATTGAAGAAATTGAAGGAGTTCCGATTATAACTAACATTGGCGAGTTGCTTGAAATACTAGACTTACCATTAAAACCTGTATATTAGAGGATTAATATGCCAGATATCCATGAACAAATTAAGGAAAAATTTAATACACTCAGCTCTGCTCAAAAAAACGTGGCGCATTATATTTTTGAAAATATGGAGGAAGCGGTTGTTTCGTCTGCACAAAAGATTGCGGAAAAGTCAAATGTTAGTGAAGCTACCGTTCACCGTTTTGCTCAAGCATTACAGTTTGAAAATTTTATGGAAATGAAAAAAGAAATGATTCAATTTCTTCATTACAATCGGCGGGCGGTCAATAATTTGTTGCTGACAACTGCGGCTAAACCAGATTCATGGCTAGAGCAGCACTTTTTACAGGAAGCCGAAAATATTGTGAGTACAAGTAAAGAGATTAGTCAAATGGATATCCAGCGAGCCGCAGAGTTACTGCTATCTGCAAGGAGAATTTGGATAGGCGGCTGGCGCATGGGCTTATCGATTACTTCCTTTATGCAATTCGTGTTGAACTATATGTTAGGAAACTGCTCGATGATTCCACAGGGGGAGGCTGCCGAATATACATCCTATTTTCAGAAGGGGGATCTTGTTTTACTCAGTGCTTTCCCGCGTTATGATTCATTAACATTGAAAATTGCCGAGCTTGCAAAAGCTAAAGGAGTTTCCGTGATTGGTTTGACGGATTCCTCCTTATCTCCGATTTGTAAATTTACAACGATACATTTTTTTGCCAAAACCAAATCTAATAGTTTTTTAGATTCCTATACAGCAGCACTTTCCATCTGTAATGCCATAATTAATGAAGTTGCTTACATAGGCGGAGAACGGATTAAATTCAATATTAATCATGTGGAAGAACATTTTGAGAAATTCAAATAGAAGACGATAAAATTTGGAAATCTTACGGTCATTCGAGGGAGGATTGGGATATTTGAAATTAACAACAGTCGGTTATTGGGGAGCTTATGCTGAGAAAAATGAGGCAACTTCCTGTTATTTAGTGGAGGAAGAGGATACGAAAATTTTAATCGATTGCGGAAGCGGTGCCCTTTCTAAGCTGCAAAATTATATCGAATTAACAGAATTAGATGCAGTGTTCATAAGTCATATACATACCGATCATATTGCTGACATCTACAGTTTAGAATTTGCCATGCTCATCCAAACTCAGCTAAAGAACAGAAAAAAGCCGCTGGATGTTTATATCTATGCGGAAAATTTGGAGACTTTGTCATTCGCATATCCCGATATTGTCCATGTAAAAAAAATAAATCTTGAAGATTCAATCCAGATTGGGCCATTTACATTGTCCTTTATGGAAAATATTCATGAAATTCCATGCTGTTCGATAAAGGTT comes from Bacillus oleivorans and encodes:
- a CDS encoding HAD family hydrolase — encoded protein: MNYIWFDLGYTLVHTNREERFQLLLEKSGIHKSADEIALAYHLADKYFMRELPGVLGRQFHKYAGDYQKLLCEFLAINPESIEKSTAETPQQRMEWRAFPHTIPTLQILRERGYGIGLISNWDQTAKDVLAQTGIDSYLDHKIISSEIQIEKPDQQIFWHALEKAGVSAAESIYIGDNYYDDVVGSRRVGMESILINPFGKQGIEEIEGVPIITNIGELLEILDLPLKPVY
- a CDS encoding MurR/RpiR family transcriptional regulator, which codes for MPDIHEQIKEKFNTLSSAQKNVAHYIFENMEEAVVSSAQKIAEKSNVSEATVHRFAQALQFENFMEMKKEMIQFLHYNRRAVNNLLLTTAAKPDSWLEQHFLQEAENIVSTSKEISQMDIQRAAELLLSARRIWIGGWRMGLSITSFMQFVLNYMLGNCSMIPQGEAAEYTSYFQKGDLVLLSAFPRYDSLTLKIAELAKAKGVSVIGLTDSSLSPICKFTTIHFFAKTKSNSFLDSYTAALSICNAIINEVAYIGGERIKFNINHVEEHFEKFK
- a CDS encoding MBL fold metallo-hydrolase, translating into MKLTTVGYWGAYAEKNEATSCYLVEEEDTKILIDCGSGALSKLQNYIELTELDAVFISHIHTDHIADIYSLEFAMLIQTQLKNRKKPLDVYIYAENLETLSFAYPDIVHVKKINLEDSIQIGPFTLSFMENIHEIPCCSIKVSNQQGTVMVYSADTGYNERFIDFCKEVNLLLIECSFFKAQKGFVKGHLSSGEVGEIISKANVEEAVLTHFPHFGQVDQLVEEVKAFCDKKIYRAKEGFSIKI